The proteins below come from a single Methyloprofundus sedimenti genomic window:
- a CDS encoding sensor histidine kinase, whose amino-acid sequence MHKLIYRPFLIIGLVFSLLIVAELGALSGMTWRNQQRIDTIKKDITQGNQLQQWIFELLKHQWEEPIPPSPAIGKTSKNKADLHKEIIDFIENQYPAKKNTSESLKILQKLLKSVEQGYQQDQIKALQLSREVLLLQMQEEEKLLDEVYLDSQLELKLAILIPSGVFLILLGSGFLFFNRHVMAPINALDKLLSNLIKGEKQPIEDIPNDSVMRPLFTNYNRLITRLSELEQEHLSYTYSLEKEVRNATHTLLEQSHSLARTERLAAVGELAASAAHELRNPLAGIQVALENMLQDCHDEDMSERLQMVHAEINRLTGRLNDLLAFSRQTPEKAKNIDLYVLINELMTLVNYQVTENISLHYQVEANTRAFLPENELRQALLNLLLNAIQSIGIQVGSVNLQVKHQANMLIIKISDTGAAFPDALLEQGIRPFASYKEKGTGLGLPMVQRFAKSYGGKLELKNDKQGYACASLILPESQ is encoded by the coding sequence ATGCATAAATTAATCTATCGACCTTTTCTTATTATAGGTCTGGTTTTCAGCTTGTTGATTGTTGCTGAACTAGGTGCTTTAAGCGGTATGACCTGGAGAAATCAGCAACGTATTGATACCATAAAAAAAGACATTACACAGGGCAATCAACTGCAGCAATGGATTTTCGAATTACTCAAGCACCAATGGGAAGAGCCGATACCTCCTTCTCCTGCTATAGGGAAAACTTCAAAAAATAAAGCTGATCTACACAAAGAAATTATAGACTTTATTGAAAACCAATATCCTGCGAAAAAAAATACCAGTGAATCACTGAAAATATTACAAAAATTGCTGAAAAGTGTTGAACAAGGTTATCAGCAAGATCAAATTAAGGCATTACAATTATCGCGCGAGGTGTTGTTGCTGCAAATGCAGGAAGAAGAAAAACTATTAGATGAGGTATATCTCGATAGTCAATTAGAGTTGAAACTGGCTATTTTAATTCCTTCCGGTGTTTTTTTAATTCTTTTAGGTTCTGGGTTCTTGTTCTTTAATCGTCATGTTATGGCTCCTATCAATGCACTGGATAAATTATTATCTAATCTGATTAAGGGAGAAAAGCAACCCATCGAAGATATCCCAAACGATTCAGTGATGCGGCCATTGTTTACAAACTATAATCGTTTAATTACTCGTTTATCAGAGTTAGAACAAGAGCATCTGTCATATACATATTCGCTGGAAAAAGAAGTGCGAAATGCAACCCATACTTTACTTGAGCAAAGCCATAGTCTTGCACGTACAGAGCGTCTTGCTGCTGTGGGTGAACTGGCTGCCAGTGCTGCCCATGAATTACGTAATCCGCTGGCAGGCATTCAGGTAGCATTGGAAAATATGCTTCAAGACTGTCATGACGAAGATATGAGTGAGCGCCTACAAATGGTTCATGCAGAAATAAATCGATTAACTGGTCGGCTCAATGACTTATTGGCGTTTTCCAGACAAACACCTGAAAAGGCAAAGAATATCGATTTATATGTATTAATCAATGAACTGATGACCCTGGTGAATTATCAGGTAACAGAAAATATTTCCTTGCATTATCAGGTTGAAGCAAATACCAGAGCTTTTTTACCAGAAAATGAATTGCGTCAGGCACTGCTAAATTTATTACTGAATGCGATACAATCCATAGGAATTCAAGTGGGTAGCGTTAACCTACAAGTAAAACATCAAGCCAATATGCTAATTATTAAAATAAGTGATACCGGTGCCGCTTTTCCAGATGCATTATTGGAACAGGGTATCAGGCCTTTTGCCAGTTATAAAGAAAAAGGCACCGGCTTAGGTTTGCCTATGGTACAGCGATTTGCCAAGTCTTATGGAGGCAAGCTGGAATTAAAAAATGATAAACAGGGTTACGCGTGTGCGTCCCTGATATTGCCGGAAAGCCAATGA
- a CDS encoding sigma-54-dependent transcriptional regulator, with product MRDSLLIIEDETLLGNELARYFRKQKWETTLVCSLTEARKCLVEEGIDPLVVLSDMNLPDGNALDFLEQLKETTNSTEWLFLTGYGSVTDSVRAVRLGAYDFIEKPCELKRLNMLVEGAARSARAQRRLEIQAQEQNDKYSIRMLVGKSKAICLLREMIMQVSQVPFSSLIITGETGTGKGLITNILHYSGSRAKGPLIEINCAALPRELLESELFGYEAGAFTGAKKRHRGLFEQAHTGTLFLDEIGEMDLELQGKLLKAVEELRIRRLGGEHEIDVDVQIIAATNKDLHYEVSIGAFRQDLYHRLNVISLHVPPLRERMDDLRELLLLFIAENNAKSNKNIRVIPESVAKKLASYHWPGNIRELRNIIERCVLLATGDIFPEQWLQLPNRSSKPTAATENGIFLPLDGTLTLLDMEKYIIQKVLARSDNNVTAAARMLGTSRETLRYRVQKYHLNV from the coding sequence ATGAGAGATAGCCTATTAATCATCGAAGATGAAACCTTGTTGGGAAATGAATTAGCCCGGTACTTTCGTAAACAAAAATGGGAAACGACTCTGGTTTGCTCTTTAACTGAAGCAAGAAAATGCCTAGTGGAGGAAGGAATAGACCCTCTAGTTGTATTGTCAGATATGAATCTACCTGACGGAAATGCATTGGATTTTCTGGAACAACTCAAAGAGACTACAAACAGTACAGAATGGTTGTTTTTAACAGGCTATGGTTCGGTTACCGATTCAGTCAGAGCGGTACGCCTGGGTGCTTATGATTTCATAGAAAAACCCTGTGAGTTAAAGCGACTGAATATGTTGGTTGAAGGTGCTGCAAGAAGTGCCAGGGCCCAACGTCGGCTAGAAATCCAGGCACAGGAACAAAATGACAAATATTCCATTCGCATGCTGGTTGGTAAAAGCAAGGCTATTTGTTTATTGCGTGAAATGATTATGCAAGTCTCTCAAGTCCCGTTTTCCAGCTTGATTATTACTGGTGAAACAGGGACAGGGAAAGGCTTAATTACTAATATATTGCACTATTCAGGTTCACGTGCCAAAGGGCCTTTAATCGAGATTAATTGTGCTGCATTGCCTCGCGAATTATTGGAATCTGAATTATTCGGTTATGAAGCGGGCGCATTTACTGGCGCAAAAAAACGTCATCGTGGATTGTTTGAACAGGCTCACACGGGTACTTTGTTTCTGGATGAAATCGGCGAAATGGATTTAGAGTTGCAGGGAAAATTACTTAAAGCCGTTGAAGAACTGCGCATTCGTCGCTTGGGTGGGGAACATGAAATTGACGTTGATGTGCAAATTATCGCAGCAACGAACAAGGACTTACATTATGAGGTCAGTATAGGTGCATTTAGGCAGGACCTGTACCATCGTCTGAATGTGATCAGTTTGCATGTACCACCGTTAAGAGAGCGCATGGATGATTTGCGAGAGTTGCTGCTACTTTTTATAGCTGAAAACAATGCGAAGTCCAATAAGAATATCAGAGTGATTCCTGAAAGTGTTGCAAAAAAGTTGGCAAGTTATCACTGGCCAGGCAATATTCGTGAGTTGCGTAACATTATTGAACGTTGTGTATTGCTGGCGACTGGGGATATATTCCCAGAGCAATGGTTACAGTTACCCAATCGCTCAAGCAAACCTACTGCTGCAACAGAAAATGGTATATTTCTCCCTCTTGATGGCACATTAACACTGTTAGATATGGAAAAGTATATTATTCAGAAAGTGCTGGCCCGAAGCGATAATAATGTCACTGCCGCTGCTAGAATGCTAGGGACTTCAAGGGAAACGCTCCGTTATCGTGTGCAAAAATATCACTTGAACGTGTAG
- a CDS encoding cation:proton antiporter — MTLDVYLSVFTLMLFSLGINILSLKTRIPYTVLLVIGGSLLVPLSEINALSFVTSFQLTPELLFFVFLPILIFESAYNIKSRNIKENKFAISMLAIVGLLISTFFIGFAGRWAFQLMGFDIPLLVTLLFGAIISATDPVAVLSLFKEYGAPRRLTLIFEGESLFNDGTAFAIFLVFLEIMLHGFHGTTTVLEGLFSFCTMIVGGGLFGLFMGFLFSKLIQWVKGHEHLEITLTLLVAHFTFLLAELISEKLVIDGHHIQFSSIIATLVSSIVMGNYGRYKMSVGVEEYMEKFWGYFAFLANSLVFILMGLLFTSLSISINVAILPILIMILVVVIARAVSIYCSIGVINQITSEESIPLNWQHLLSWGSLRGAIAVIMVMLIPDDLSLPNWNYDFSIKEFITAITIGSIYFTLLVKATTIGKVIRWLNIDTLLPHEQMSYFKSKALIYQSLNARSKELFENQNISELQYKTFTSEYQNLYQQVCKQCVDKTEDSSHVVENMLRIYTLALQKIELKEIFRRDEINESIYKRNLLILETQTERVEQDRPHLGSLNTYFNTWMGKCMQMFQRLSLSSTKLSETQEHYLYYRTQYKLINKVIDELALIKNSPLIEIFDDPKAFQNVENIYQYLKDKTVQQMANEIQSNKDIVDDMNEQSAKALLGISQMDTLKDLHEHEIISSKLYLLLKKEMDHEPT, encoded by the coding sequence ATGACACTCGACGTTTATTTATCCGTTTTTACTCTGATGTTGTTTTCTCTGGGAATTAATATCCTCTCTCTGAAAACACGTATTCCCTACACAGTTTTGTTAGTTATAGGTGGTTCATTGTTGGTACCGCTTTCTGAAATCAACGCACTTTCATTTGTCACCAGCTTTCAGCTAACACCAGAACTATTGTTTTTTGTTTTTCTACCAATCCTTATTTTTGAATCAGCTTACAACATCAAAAGTCGCAATATTAAAGAGAATAAATTTGCCATCAGTATGTTGGCGATTGTGGGCTTACTCATTTCAACTTTTTTTATCGGATTTGCCGGGCGCTGGGCATTTCAGCTAATGGGTTTTGATATTCCGCTGTTAGTCACTCTACTCTTTGGTGCCATTATTTCTGCAACTGACCCTGTTGCCGTGTTGTCACTATTTAAGGAATACGGAGCACCACGACGTTTAACCTTGATATTTGAAGGTGAAAGTCTGTTTAACGACGGAACTGCTTTTGCTATTTTTCTGGTATTCCTGGAAATTATGCTCCACGGTTTTCATGGCACAACAACTGTTTTAGAAGGTCTTTTTTCATTTTGTACCATGATCGTAGGCGGTGGACTGTTTGGTTTATTTATGGGTTTCTTGTTTTCTAAACTCATTCAATGGGTAAAAGGCCATGAACATCTTGAAATTACGCTGACTTTACTGGTTGCACATTTCACCTTCTTGTTAGCGGAGCTAATTTCTGAAAAATTAGTCATAGACGGTCACCATATTCAATTTTCTTCTATTATAGCCACGCTGGTTTCCTCCATTGTCATGGGTAATTACGGTCGTTATAAAATGTCCGTAGGTGTGGAAGAATATATGGAAAAATTCTGGGGTTATTTTGCTTTTCTCGCCAACTCTCTGGTTTTCATTCTAATGGGGTTATTGTTTACCAGTCTTTCCATCTCTATAAACGTTGCCATCCTGCCCATATTAATAATGATTTTAGTGGTCGTTATCGCCAGAGCAGTGTCAATTTACTGTTCAATTGGCGTGATCAACCAAATAACGTCTGAGGAAAGTATTCCTTTAAACTGGCAGCATTTGCTCTCCTGGGGCAGTTTGCGAGGCGCTATCGCTGTTATTATGGTCATGCTCATACCTGATGACCTAAGTCTTCCAAACTGGAATTATGATTTTTCAATCAAAGAATTCATCACTGCTATCACCATCGGAAGCATTTATTTCACCCTGCTGGTTAAAGCAACTACGATCGGCAAAGTAATACGCTGGCTAAATATAGATACACTTTTACCCCACGAACAAATGAGTTATTTTAAAAGTAAGGCACTCATATACCAAAGTTTAAATGCCAGAAGCAAAGAGCTTTTCGAAAATCAGAATATTAGTGAATTACAGTACAAAACCTTTACCTCTGAATACCAGAATTTATACCAGCAAGTTTGTAAACAGTGCGTTGATAAAACCGAAGATTCAAGCCATGTTGTTGAAAATATGTTACGAATTTATACCCTGGCTCTACAGAAAATCGAATTAAAAGAAATTTTTAGGCGAGATGAAATCAATGAGAGCATCTACAAAAGAAACTTATTGATTTTAGAAACACAAACGGAACGGGTTGAACAGGATCGACCGCACTTAGGATCACTTAATACCTATTTTAATACCTGGATGGGTAAATGTATGCAAATGTTCCAGCGGTTATCATTGTCATCTACGAAATTAAGTGAAACGCAAGAACATTACCTTTATTATCGAACCCAATATAAGCTGATTAACAAAGTTATCGATGAGTTAGCTTTAATAAAAAACTCGCCCTTAATAGAAATCTTCGATGATCCTAAAGCCTTTCAAAATGTCGAGAATATATATCAATACTTAAAAGATAAAACCGTGCAACAAATGGCGAATGAAATCCAGTCTAACAAAGATATTGTCGATGACATGAATGAACAATCAGCTAAAGCCTTGTTAGGCATTAGCCAGATGGATACCTTAAAAGATTTACATGAACATGAAATTATTTCCAGTAAATTATACTTATTACTCAAGAAGGAAATGGATCATGAACCTACTTAA
- a CDS encoding magnesium transporter: MLTTEDNLKKHQIHGIEKGTEPPSQIAKQLNQQYETDIGVFFAEVAKLPLEILCKVLFELPSHVFEETLSRIPHKKMATALSYLTSDDLTDFLQRVKQYDQNYAKSTYHLLAPDEQAEVAHLSQFPADQAGAYMQMEMLSAELTDTLAHVKQQVRAFRREEPNSPIYKLFVVDAEQHLVATLHFTDLLLFDERNTMQEIIAQAVIHHHKPLSVHNSTPIEKVIHLFEEYELSVIAVINDEEQLQGRIVFEDIYDLIRMQEQSQALKMAGADKDAEEESLESARKARLHWLFINLAALLCAVFVVNVYKETIEQIVALAVLMPIVAALGGNVGNQAVTVTVRKIALGQIDWQNAFPVIKREIIMSSINGLIMGAIVSSITFIWFHQALLGLVIAMAIIINLAVAGLMGSMIPLLIKKFGGDPAIASPLLLTTATDAIGFFVFLGLAELILI; the protein is encoded by the coding sequence ATGCTGACTACTGAAGATAACTTAAAAAAACATCAAATTCATGGCATAGAGAAAGGTACAGAGCCACCATCGCAAATTGCCAAACAATTAAATCAGCAATATGAAACAGATATCGGTGTTTTTTTTGCCGAGGTAGCGAAACTGCCTTTAGAGATCTTGTGCAAAGTACTCTTTGAACTACCTAGTCATGTTTTTGAAGAAACCTTGTCACGTATCCCTCATAAAAAAATGGCGACTGCCTTATCATATCTAACCAGTGATGATTTGACCGATTTCTTACAGCGCGTCAAACAGTATGATCAAAATTACGCTAAAAGTACTTATCATTTACTCGCACCCGATGAGCAGGCTGAGGTCGCCCATCTTTCCCAATTTCCTGCGGATCAGGCAGGTGCGTATATGCAAATGGAAATGTTATCAGCAGAATTGACTGATACTCTTGCACATGTGAAACAACAGGTTCGCGCTTTTAGAAGGGAAGAACCCAATAGCCCTATTTATAAATTATTTGTTGTAGATGCAGAGCAGCACTTGGTGGCGACTCTACATTTTACTGATCTGTTACTGTTTGATGAAAGAAATACCATGCAAGAAATTATTGCCCAGGCGGTAATCCATCATCATAAACCATTGAGTGTCCATAACTCGACTCCAATTGAAAAAGTCATCCATTTATTCGAAGAATATGAACTAAGTGTTATTGCTGTCATCAATGATGAAGAGCAACTGCAAGGTCGTATTGTGTTCGAAGATATTTATGATTTAATTCGTATGCAAGAACAAAGTCAGGCTCTGAAAATGGCGGGTGCCGATAAAGATGCTGAAGAAGAAAGTTTAGAATCCGCGCGTAAAGCAAGATTACACTGGTTGTTTATTAATCTGGCGGCACTGCTCTGTGCAGTTTTCGTTGTGAATGTTTATAAAGAAACGATAGAACAGATAGTGGCTCTTGCAGTACTCATGCCAATTGTTGCAGCACTAGGAGGAAATGTGGGAAATCAGGCGGTAACGGTAACAGTTAGAAAGATCGCCTTAGGACAGATTGATTGGCAGAATGCATTCCCGGTTATTAAACGGGAAATTATTATGAGTAGTATTAATGGATTGATCATGGGAGCTATAGTTTCGAGTATAACCTTCATATGGTTTCATCAGGCATTATTAGGTCTGGTTATCGCTATGGCGATTATCATAAATTTAGCAGTAGCAGGTTTAATGGGTTCTATGATACCCCTATTAATTAAAAAATTTGGTGGTGATCCTGCGATTGCATCGCCGTTATTACTCACGACAGCAACAGATGCAATTGGTTTTTTTGTATTTTTAGGTCTGGCTGAATTGATCTTGATTTAA
- the tnpA gene encoding IS200/IS605 family transposase — translation MNTADSLNHTKWECKYHIVWIPKYRKKSLYKDLRKYIGTTLKDLALQKECKIEEGHLMPDHVHILISIPPKYSVSQVVGFIKGKSAISIARTYMGRRKNFTGQSFWARGYYVSTVGRDEETVRNYIKHQEDEDKRIDQLDLF, via the coding sequence ATGAATACAGCAGATAGTTTAAATCATACAAAATGGGAATGTAAGTATCATATAGTTTGGATACCCAAATATAGAAAGAAGAGTCTCTACAAGGATTTGAGGAAATATATTGGTACTACTCTAAAAGATTTAGCACTCCAAAAAGAATGTAAAATTGAAGAAGGGCATTTAATGCCAGATCATGTTCATATTTTAATCTCGATTCCTCCCAAATATTCAGTGTCACAGGTTGTTGGATTTATTAAAGGGAAAAGTGCTATATCGATTGCTCGAACCTATATGGGGAGAAGAAAGAATTTTACAGGGCAGAGTTTTTGGGCAAGAGGTTACTATGTTTCCACAGTGGGCAGAGATGAGGAAACGGTGAGAAATTATATTAAGCATCAAGAAGATGAGGATAAGCGAATAGACCAACTCGATTTATTTTAA